One segment of Paenibacillus rhizovicinus DNA contains the following:
- a CDS encoding N-acetyltransferase, with protein MYQIRKATMNDTDIMHQLINAYADEGKLLHRTYSSIYENLQCFYVAESDGEIVGTASLHILDKELAEIRSLTVSTDHFGNGIGKRLVQVVVDETEMLGVKSLLSLTYQVDFFRKCGFNLIDKSKLPMTKIWKDCKHCSKYANCDENAMIIEIHE; from the coding sequence ATGTATCAAATTAGGAAAGCAACAATGAACGATACGGATATTATGCATCAACTGATTAATGCTTACGCTGACGAGGGCAAACTCCTTCATCGGACATATAGCTCTATTTATGAAAATCTCCAATGTTTTTATGTTGCTGAAAGCGACGGTGAAATTGTCGGGACTGCAAGTTTGCATATTTTAGATAAAGAACTCGCGGAAATACGTTCGCTGACTGTCTCGACAGATCATTTTGGAAACGGTATCGGAAAAAGACTTGTTCAAGTCGTCGTTGATGAAACTGAAATGCTGGGCGTTAAGTCTCTATTGTCGCTAACTTACCAGGTGGACTTCTTTAGAAAATGCGGTTTCAACCTCATCGATAAAAGTAAATTGCCGATGACGAAGATATGGAAAGATTGTAAACACTGTTCCAAATATGCGAATTGCGACGAGAATGCCATGATTATCGAGATTCATGAATGA
- a CDS encoding sedoheptulokinase has translation MKFAGIDIGTTSIGLVIVSAEHGETVSVDTQPNDAVLQSARSWERIQDPERIVEIVRGLIASCARDWAEVSAIGISCQMHGMLYVDADGRSIGPLYTWQDGRGDLPQPHGEGATYAERLSQLTGYAVSSGYGLVTHHYNRLTGGVPDNAASMCTVGDYVAMKLTGATAPVMDASNAASFGLFSNGERAFDAAAIRRAGMAYSLLPRVIEAGGIAGLTSDGKRVACAIGDNQASFIGAVPQLKGTLLANIGTGSQLSLFAEQYEEIPGLETRPFPGGGFLLVGAPLSGGKSYALLAHFFRAVRGSFGDAKIDEAEMYERMNAMAEQALDGEQAQLRFGTQFYGTRQDPLVLGSVAGLSPDNFTPGHFAAGVLAGIVDELIGFAQLLPDRLLGAVTSAAGSGNGIRRNPVMQRLLRERLQLPLHLAEAKEEAAFGAAVYAAAATGAFPDLDAAMVAMKR, from the coding sequence ATGAAATTCGCGGGGATTGACATTGGTACGACATCCATCGGTCTTGTCATCGTTTCGGCTGAACATGGCGAGACGGTAAGCGTAGATACGCAACCGAACGACGCCGTACTTCAGAGCGCCAGAAGCTGGGAACGGATTCAAGATCCGGAACGGATCGTCGAGATCGTCCGCGGGCTGATTGCGAGTTGTGCTCGCGATTGGGCAGAGGTATCCGCGATCGGCATCTCATGCCAGATGCACGGCATGCTATACGTAGATGCTGACGGACGCAGCATCGGTCCGCTGTATACTTGGCAGGACGGACGAGGCGATCTGCCGCAGCCGCATGGCGAAGGCGCCACTTACGCCGAACGGCTTAGCCAATTAACCGGCTATGCCGTGAGCAGCGGTTACGGCTTGGTGACGCATCATTACAACAGGCTGACCGGGGGAGTGCCAGACAATGCGGCCTCCATGTGCACGGTCGGCGATTATGTCGCCATGAAGCTTACGGGGGCTACGGCGCCTGTCATGGATGCATCCAATGCGGCCAGCTTCGGCTTGTTCTCGAATGGGGAGCGTGCTTTCGATGCGGCGGCTATCCGGCGCGCCGGGATGGCGTATTCCCTGCTGCCGCGGGTAATCGAGGCGGGCGGCATTGCGGGCTTGACGAGCGACGGGAAGCGGGTCGCCTGCGCCATCGGCGATAACCAAGCGAGCTTCATCGGCGCCGTGCCGCAATTGAAAGGGACGCTTCTCGCCAATATCGGCACGGGGTCGCAGCTGTCATTGTTCGCAGAGCAGTACGAGGAAATTCCGGGGCTTGAGACACGTCCGTTCCCGGGCGGCGGTTTCCTTCTCGTGGGCGCGCCGCTCAGCGGCGGCAAATCGTACGCGCTGCTGGCGCATTTCTTCAGAGCGGTCCGTGGTTCGTTCGGCGACGCGAAGATCGACGAAGCGGAGATGTACGAGCGGATGAACGCGATGGCCGAACAGGCACTGGACGGCGAGCAGGCGCAGCTCCGGTTCGGGACGCAGTTTTACGGCACGCGCCAAGATCCGCTCGTCCTTGGGAGCGTGGCTGGCCTCAGCCCTGACAATTTCACGCCAGGGCATTTCGCGGCGGGAGTGCTGGCCGGCATCGTCGATGAGCTGATCGGCTTCGCGCAGCTGCTGCCGGACAGGCTTCTGGGAGCAGTTACAAGTGCTGCGGGATCCGGCAACGGCATTCGCCGCAATCCCGTCATGCAGCGATTGCTGCGCGAACGGCTGCAGCTGCCGCTGCATCTGGCGGAGGCCAAGGAGGAGGCGGCCTTCGGCGCAGCTGTTTACGCCGCCGCGGCGACGGGGGCATTCCCGGATTTGGACGCGGCGATGGTTGCGATGAAGCGATGA
- a CDS encoding DUF402 domain-containing protein, whose product MKRKYGDRADWRRVVERRYAQAYLETENFKGHVTLLELGKVTEPLWVDYAGTKVCIANDGYTWLQQFPIGLHHAVTTMFDEKGQIVQWYVDICYRNGISAENVPWMDDLFVDIVVLPSGEVVHKDADELEDALASGMIDRSLYLLAKAEEERLHALIENGSFQLLGLAAAHRERLHKKLQ is encoded by the coding sequence GTGAAGAGAAAATACGGGGACCGAGCGGATTGGCGGCGGGTCGTCGAGCGGAGATATGCGCAAGCATACCTGGAAACGGAAAACTTCAAAGGACATGTCACCCTGCTTGAATTAGGCAAAGTCACGGAACCGTTATGGGTCGACTACGCCGGCACGAAGGTGTGCATTGCGAATGACGGCTACACGTGGCTGCAGCAATTTCCGATCGGTCTGCATCATGCCGTGACGACCATGTTTGACGAGAAGGGACAGATCGTCCAATGGTACGTCGATATCTGTTATCGGAACGGCATCAGCGCGGAAAACGTGCCTTGGATGGACGATCTGTTCGTTGACATCGTCGTGCTGCCTTCGGGAGAAGTCGTCCATAAGGATGCGGATGAACTCGAAGATGCGCTGGCAAGCGGCATGATTGACCGATCGTTGTATCTGCTCGCCAAAGCAGAGGAGGAGCGGCTTCATGCGCTCATTGAAAATGGAAGTTTTCAGCTGCTGGGGCTTGCGGCGGCGCATCGCGAAAGGCTGCATAAGAAGCTTCAATGA